In Bufo gargarizans isolate SCDJY-AF-19 chromosome 5, ASM1485885v1, whole genome shotgun sequence, the following are encoded in one genomic region:
- the POMGNT2 gene encoding protein O-linked-mannose beta-1,4-N-acetylglucosaminyltransferase 2 isoform X2: protein MSSYGNSLLSLRRSWTLHVNPKSCPSNSSIMLPSLGSRRFQPALLDLSSVDDHNTQYFNFVELPAAALQFMPKPVFVPDVALIMNRFNPDNLMHVFHDDLLPIFYTMQQFPDLDLDSRLFFMEGWGEGSHFDLYKLMSNKQPLLKEQLKNLGRLLCFTRSYVGLTKITTWYQYGFVQPQGSKANILVSGNEIRHFANFVLGKLNISSADSSSEDYIVLFSRTMNRLIVNEAELLLALAQEFQMKTITVSLEDHSFADIVRLISNATMLVSMHGAQLVLSMFLPKGASVVELFPYGVNPDHYTPYKTLATLPGMELQYVAWQNKEVANTIAYPERPWEQGGIIHLGASEQKRIMKSKEVPRHLCCRNPEWLFRIYQDTKVDVSSLIQVIRSVVKTKPGIRKQKWANGLYPGKVRESRCQASSSEASLTKLSVTWQIPWNLKYLKVRDVKYEVWIQEQGENTYMPYILSYQNHTFSENIKPSTTYLVWIRCIFNKTLLGPFAEVLVCKT, encoded by the exons ATGTCAAGTTATGGGAACAGTTTACTATCATTGAGGAGGAGTTGGACCTTACACGTCAATCCCAAGAGTTGTCCCAG TAACTCATCCATCATGTTGCCAAGCTTGGGTTCTAGACGGTTCCAGCCTGCTCTGCTAGACTTGTCTTCAGTAGATGACCACAATACGCAATATTTCAACTTTGTTGAGCTTCCTGCTGCTGCACTGCAATTTATGCCCAAGCCTGTCTTTGTACCAGACGTTGCCCTCATAATGAACAGGTTTAATCCCGATAACCTGATGCATGTTTTTCATGATGACCTTTTACCCATATTTTACACCATGCAGCAGTTCCCAGACTTAGATCTGGATTCCCGTCTGTTCTTTATGGAGGGCTGGGGTGAGGGCTCTCACTTTGACCTCTACAAGCTTATGAGCAATAAGCAGCCACTCCTTAAGGAGCAGTTAAAGAACTTGGGGAGATTACTCTGTTTCACCAGGTCTTATGTTGGTTTAACAAAAATCACAACATGGTATCAGTATGGCTTTGTCCAGCCACAGGGCTCAAAGGCAAATATATTAGTTTCTGGCAATGAAATAAGACATTTTGCAAATTTCGTATTGGGGAAACTGAACATTAGCTCTGCTGATAGTTCATCTGAAGACTATATAGTTCTCTTCAGCCGAACAATGAATCGACTCATTGTCAATGAGGCCGAATTACTCCTGGCTCTTGCTCAGGAATTTCAGATGAAAACCATCACAGTCTCTTTAGAGGACCACTCTTTTGCAGATATTGTACGTCTGATCAGCAATGCTACCATGCTTGTCAGTATGCATGGGGCACAGTTAGTTCTGTCTATGTTTCTACCAAAAGGGGCCTCTGTGGTAGAGCTTTTTCCTTATGGCGTAAACCCAGATCATTACACGCCATACAAAACTTTGGCAACTCTTCCAGGCATGGAGCTCCAGTATGTTGCTTGGCAAAACAAAGAAGTGGCAAACACTATTGCATACCCTGAAAGGCCATGGGAACAAGGTGGCATTATCCATCTAGGTGCCAGCGAGCAAAAACGTATAATGAAAAGCAAGGAGGTGCCGCGTCATCTTTGTTGCCGTAATCCAGAGTGGCTTTTCCGTATCTACCAGGACACTAAGGTTGATGTATCATCTCTCATTCAAGTCATAAGAAGTGTTGTTAAAACGAAGCCTGGCATCAGGAAGCAGAAGTGGGCAAATGGATTGTATCCTGGGAAGGTCAGAGAATCCAGATGCCAGGCCTCTTCCTCTGAAGCAAGCCTGACAAAGCTGTCTGTGACTTGGCAGATTCCGTGGAATTTGAAGTATTTGAAAGTAAGAGACGTGAAATATGAAGTATGGATACAAGAGCAAGGAGAAAACACGTACATGCCTTACATATTGTCCTACCAGAACCACACGTTTTCTGAAAACATTAAACCATCAACAACCTACTTGGTGTGGATCCGATGCATCTTCAATAAAACACTACTTGGGCCCTTTGCAGAAGTCTTGGTGTGCAAAACATAA
- the POMGNT2 gene encoding protein O-linked-mannose beta-1,4-N-acetylglucosaminyltransferase 2 isoform X1, translating into MNISAVFNALLVSILAAVLWKYVKLWEQFTIIEEELDLTRQSQELSQVHIDYQAALYALVEDGTKMVCTGKMHTDRVCRFESLCYSTEAEEFVFFHSNSSIMLPSLGSRRFQPALLDLSSVDDHNTQYFNFVELPAAALQFMPKPVFVPDVALIMNRFNPDNLMHVFHDDLLPIFYTMQQFPDLDLDSRLFFMEGWGEGSHFDLYKLMSNKQPLLKEQLKNLGRLLCFTRSYVGLTKITTWYQYGFVQPQGSKANILVSGNEIRHFANFVLGKLNISSADSSSEDYIVLFSRTMNRLIVNEAELLLALAQEFQMKTITVSLEDHSFADIVRLISNATMLVSMHGAQLVLSMFLPKGASVVELFPYGVNPDHYTPYKTLATLPGMELQYVAWQNKEVANTIAYPERPWEQGGIIHLGASEQKRIMKSKEVPRHLCCRNPEWLFRIYQDTKVDVSSLIQVIRSVVKTKPGIRKQKWANGLYPGKVRESRCQASSSEASLTKLSVTWQIPWNLKYLKVRDVKYEVWIQEQGENTYMPYILSYQNHTFSENIKPSTTYLVWIRCIFNKTLLGPFAEVLVCKT; encoded by the coding sequence ATGAACATATCCGCTGTGTTTAATGCTCTGCTTGTGTCTATACTGGCAGCAGTGCTGTGGAAATATGTCAAGTTATGGGAACAGTTTACTATCATTGAGGAGGAGTTGGACCTTACACGTCAATCCCAAGAGTTGTCCCAGGTACACATAGACTATCAAGCAGCTTTATATGCTCTTGTGGAAGATGGCACTAAAATGGTCTGTACGGGTAAGATGCATACAGATCGTGTGTGTCGCTTTGAATCGCTTTGTTACTCTACAGAGGCTGAGGAGTTTGTCTTCTTTCACAGTAACTCATCCATCATGTTGCCAAGCTTGGGTTCTAGACGGTTCCAGCCTGCTCTGCTAGACTTGTCTTCAGTAGATGACCACAATACGCAATATTTCAACTTTGTTGAGCTTCCTGCTGCTGCACTGCAATTTATGCCCAAGCCTGTCTTTGTACCAGACGTTGCCCTCATAATGAACAGGTTTAATCCCGATAACCTGATGCATGTTTTTCATGATGACCTTTTACCCATATTTTACACCATGCAGCAGTTCCCAGACTTAGATCTGGATTCCCGTCTGTTCTTTATGGAGGGCTGGGGTGAGGGCTCTCACTTTGACCTCTACAAGCTTATGAGCAATAAGCAGCCACTCCTTAAGGAGCAGTTAAAGAACTTGGGGAGATTACTCTGTTTCACCAGGTCTTATGTTGGTTTAACAAAAATCACAACATGGTATCAGTATGGCTTTGTCCAGCCACAGGGCTCAAAGGCAAATATATTAGTTTCTGGCAATGAAATAAGACATTTTGCAAATTTCGTATTGGGGAAACTGAACATTAGCTCTGCTGATAGTTCATCTGAAGACTATATAGTTCTCTTCAGCCGAACAATGAATCGACTCATTGTCAATGAGGCCGAATTACTCCTGGCTCTTGCTCAGGAATTTCAGATGAAAACCATCACAGTCTCTTTAGAGGACCACTCTTTTGCAGATATTGTACGTCTGATCAGCAATGCTACCATGCTTGTCAGTATGCATGGGGCACAGTTAGTTCTGTCTATGTTTCTACCAAAAGGGGCCTCTGTGGTAGAGCTTTTTCCTTATGGCGTAAACCCAGATCATTACACGCCATACAAAACTTTGGCAACTCTTCCAGGCATGGAGCTCCAGTATGTTGCTTGGCAAAACAAAGAAGTGGCAAACACTATTGCATACCCTGAAAGGCCATGGGAACAAGGTGGCATTATCCATCTAGGTGCCAGCGAGCAAAAACGTATAATGAAAAGCAAGGAGGTGCCGCGTCATCTTTGTTGCCGTAATCCAGAGTGGCTTTTCCGTATCTACCAGGACACTAAGGTTGATGTATCATCTCTCATTCAAGTCATAAGAAGTGTTGTTAAAACGAAGCCTGGCATCAGGAAGCAGAAGTGGGCAAATGGATTGTATCCTGGGAAGGTCAGAGAATCCAGATGCCAGGCCTCTTCCTCTGAAGCAAGCCTGACAAAGCTGTCTGTGACTTGGCAGATTCCGTGGAATTTGAAGTATTTGAAAGTAAGAGACGTGAAATATGAAGTATGGATACAAGAGCAAGGAGAAAACACGTACATGCCTTACATATTGTCCTACCAGAACCACACGTTTTCTGAAAACATTAAACCATCAACAACCTACTTGGTGTGGATCCGATGCATCTTCAATAAAACACTACTTGGGCCCTTTGCAGAAGTCTTGGTGTGCAAAACATAA
- the POMGNT2 gene encoding protein O-linked-mannose beta-1,4-N-acetylglucosaminyltransferase 2 isoform X3 — MLPSLGSRRFQPALLDLSSVDDHNTQYFNFVELPAAALQFMPKPVFVPDVALIMNRFNPDNLMHVFHDDLLPIFYTMQQFPDLDLDSRLFFMEGWGEGSHFDLYKLMSNKQPLLKEQLKNLGRLLCFTRSYVGLTKITTWYQYGFVQPQGSKANILVSGNEIRHFANFVLGKLNISSADSSSEDYIVLFSRTMNRLIVNEAELLLALAQEFQMKTITVSLEDHSFADIVRLISNATMLVSMHGAQLVLSMFLPKGASVVELFPYGVNPDHYTPYKTLATLPGMELQYVAWQNKEVANTIAYPERPWEQGGIIHLGASEQKRIMKSKEVPRHLCCRNPEWLFRIYQDTKVDVSSLIQVIRSVVKTKPGIRKQKWANGLYPGKVRESRCQASSSEASLTKLSVTWQIPWNLKYLKVRDVKYEVWIQEQGENTYMPYILSYQNHTFSENIKPSTTYLVWIRCIFNKTLLGPFAEVLVCKT; from the coding sequence ATGTTGCCAAGCTTGGGTTCTAGACGGTTCCAGCCTGCTCTGCTAGACTTGTCTTCAGTAGATGACCACAATACGCAATATTTCAACTTTGTTGAGCTTCCTGCTGCTGCACTGCAATTTATGCCCAAGCCTGTCTTTGTACCAGACGTTGCCCTCATAATGAACAGGTTTAATCCCGATAACCTGATGCATGTTTTTCATGATGACCTTTTACCCATATTTTACACCATGCAGCAGTTCCCAGACTTAGATCTGGATTCCCGTCTGTTCTTTATGGAGGGCTGGGGTGAGGGCTCTCACTTTGACCTCTACAAGCTTATGAGCAATAAGCAGCCACTCCTTAAGGAGCAGTTAAAGAACTTGGGGAGATTACTCTGTTTCACCAGGTCTTATGTTGGTTTAACAAAAATCACAACATGGTATCAGTATGGCTTTGTCCAGCCACAGGGCTCAAAGGCAAATATATTAGTTTCTGGCAATGAAATAAGACATTTTGCAAATTTCGTATTGGGGAAACTGAACATTAGCTCTGCTGATAGTTCATCTGAAGACTATATAGTTCTCTTCAGCCGAACAATGAATCGACTCATTGTCAATGAGGCCGAATTACTCCTGGCTCTTGCTCAGGAATTTCAGATGAAAACCATCACAGTCTCTTTAGAGGACCACTCTTTTGCAGATATTGTACGTCTGATCAGCAATGCTACCATGCTTGTCAGTATGCATGGGGCACAGTTAGTTCTGTCTATGTTTCTACCAAAAGGGGCCTCTGTGGTAGAGCTTTTTCCTTATGGCGTAAACCCAGATCATTACACGCCATACAAAACTTTGGCAACTCTTCCAGGCATGGAGCTCCAGTATGTTGCTTGGCAAAACAAAGAAGTGGCAAACACTATTGCATACCCTGAAAGGCCATGGGAACAAGGTGGCATTATCCATCTAGGTGCCAGCGAGCAAAAACGTATAATGAAAAGCAAGGAGGTGCCGCGTCATCTTTGTTGCCGTAATCCAGAGTGGCTTTTCCGTATCTACCAGGACACTAAGGTTGATGTATCATCTCTCATTCAAGTCATAAGAAGTGTTGTTAAAACGAAGCCTGGCATCAGGAAGCAGAAGTGGGCAAATGGATTGTATCCTGGGAAGGTCAGAGAATCCAGATGCCAGGCCTCTTCCTCTGAAGCAAGCCTGACAAAGCTGTCTGTGACTTGGCAGATTCCGTGGAATTTGAAGTATTTGAAAGTAAGAGACGTGAAATATGAAGTATGGATACAAGAGCAAGGAGAAAACACGTACATGCCTTACATATTGTCCTACCAGAACCACACGTTTTCTGAAAACATTAAACCATCAACAACCTACTTGGTGTGGATCCGATGCATCTTCAATAAAACACTACTTGGGCCCTTTGCAGAAGTCTTGGTGTGCAAAACATAA